A single genomic interval of Lathyrus oleraceus cultivar Zhongwan6 chromosome 7, CAAS_Psat_ZW6_1.0, whole genome shotgun sequence harbors:
- the LOC127108345 gene encoding long chain base biosynthesis protein 1 isoform X1, whose product MFSAIPAFSKKGDIIVADEGVHWGIQNGLYLSRSTVVYFKHNDMDSLSKTLENITSKYKGTKNLRRYIVVEALYQNSGQIAPLDEIIKLKEKYRFRILLDESNSFGVLGSSGRGLTEHYGVPVEKLDLITAAMGHALATEGGFCTGSARVIDHQRLSSSGYVFSASLPPYLASAAITAIDVLDENPNLLTKLKNNIAVLWKGLSRIPSFTIASHPESPIVYLRLKQSTGSLKDDLQLLENIAERTLKEDSVFVAASRRSTLDKCKLPVGIRLFVSAGHEESDLHKASESLERVAAIVLGGRN is encoded by the exons ATGTTCAGTGCTATTCCCGCATTCTCTAAAAAAGGAGATATAATTGTGGC AGACGAAGGAGTCCACTGGGGAATACAAAATGGCCTTTATCTTTCTAGAAGCACAGTCGTATATTTTAAGCACAATGACATGGATTCTTTAAGTAAAACTTTAGAGAACATTACTTCCAAATATAAGGGGACAAAAAATTTGAGGCGATATATTGTCGTTGAAGCTCTCTACCAG AATTCTGGCCAAATAGCACCCTTAGATGAGATCATTAAATTGAAGGAAAAATATCGTTTTCGTATTTTATTGGATGAGAGCAACTCGTTTGGTGTACTTGGAAGTTCTGGAAGAGGTCTCACCGAACACTATGGAGTACCA GTTGAGAAATTAGATCTTATAACTGCTGCTATGGGACATGCATTGGCCACAGAAGGAGGATTCTGCACCGGAAGTGCAAGAGTTATTGATCATCAA CGGTTGAGTAGTTCTGGCTATGTCTTTTCTGCTTCTTTGCCTCCATATCTTGCAAGTGCTGCAATTACAGCTATTGATGTCCTTGATGAAAATCCCAATCTGTTAACAAAATTGAAGAACAACATTGCTGTGTTATGGAAAG GGCTGTCGAGAATACCAAGCTTCACAATCGCAAGTCATCCAGAGTCACCAATTGTTTATTTGAGATTAAAGCAGTCAACAGGTTCTTTGAAAGATGACCTACAACTGCTTGAAAATATTGCCGAGCGA ACTTTGAAAGAAGATTCTGTATTTGTGGCGGCTTCAAGAAGATCAACATTGGACAAGTGTAAATTGCCTGTAGGAATTAGATTGTTTGTTTCTGCAGGGCATGAAGAGTCTGATCTTCACAAAGCATCTGAATCATTGGAAAGGGTTGCCGCAATAGTCCTTGGCGGTCGTAATTGA